The following proteins come from a genomic window of Methylorubrum populi:
- a CDS encoding glutamate synthase subunit beta produces the protein MGKVTGFLEYDRQEQKYQLAADRVRHFREFTLPLDEHDLSKQAARCMDCGIPFCHGPTGCPVHNQIPDWNDLVYQSDWEEASRNLHSTNNFPEFTGRICPAPCEEACTLNLENQPVAIKTIEQAIADRAWNMGWVKPEPSATRTGKRVAVIGSGPAGMAAAQQLARVGHDVHVYEREPKAGGLLRYGIPDFKMEKRHIDRRVKQMEAEGVVFHYKSNVGVNVPLEELTSQFDAVLFCGGAEEPRNPQLPGQDLDGVHYAMPYLVQSNRRVGAEPMPGNGELPILAAGKNVVVIGGGDTASDCVGTAFRQGALSVTQLDIRPRPPEREDKLTVWPYWPTKMRTSSSQAEGAEREFQAATLRLEGNRKGQLTGVVCARVDERRQPIEGSEFVLPADLVFMAIGFAGSVRKGLLEESGVAMDKRDNVIANDEDYLTSNPKIYVAGDMRRGQSLVVWAIREGRQAARSIDEALMGATVLPR, from the coding sequence ATGGGCAAGGTCACAGGGTTCCTCGAATACGACCGGCAGGAGCAGAAGTATCAGCTCGCCGCCGACCGCGTTCGGCACTTCCGCGAATTCACGCTGCCGCTCGATGAGCACGACCTGTCGAAACAGGCCGCGCGCTGCATGGATTGCGGCATCCCGTTCTGCCACGGCCCGACCGGCTGCCCGGTCCACAACCAGATCCCGGACTGGAACGACCTCGTCTACCAGTCGGACTGGGAGGAGGCCTCGCGCAACCTCCACTCGACCAACAACTTCCCCGAATTCACCGGCCGCATCTGCCCCGCGCCCTGCGAGGAGGCCTGCACCCTGAACCTCGAGAACCAGCCGGTCGCCATCAAGACGATCGAGCAGGCGATCGCCGACCGCGCGTGGAACATGGGCTGGGTCAAGCCCGAGCCGTCGGCGACCCGCACCGGCAAGCGCGTGGCGGTCATCGGCTCCGGCCCCGCCGGCATGGCCGCGGCGCAGCAGCTCGCCCGCGTCGGCCACGACGTGCACGTCTACGAGCGTGAGCCGAAAGCCGGCGGCCTGCTCCGCTACGGCATCCCCGACTTCAAGATGGAGAAGCGCCACATCGACCGGCGCGTGAAGCAGATGGAGGCCGAGGGCGTCGTCTTCCACTACAAGTCCAATGTCGGGGTGAACGTGCCGCTGGAGGAGCTGACGAGCCAGTTCGACGCCGTGCTGTTCTGCGGCGGCGCCGAGGAGCCGCGCAATCCGCAGCTTCCGGGCCAGGATCTCGACGGCGTGCACTACGCCATGCCCTACCTCGTGCAGTCGAATCGCCGGGTCGGTGCCGAGCCGATGCCGGGCAACGGCGAACTGCCGATCCTCGCCGCCGGCAAGAACGTCGTCGTCATCGGCGGCGGCGACACCGCCTCGGACTGCGTCGGCACCGCCTTCCGCCAGGGCGCGCTCTCGGTGACCCAGCTCGACATCCGCCCGCGTCCGCCGGAGCGGGAGGACAAGCTCACCGTGTGGCCCTACTGGCCGACCAAGATGCGCACCTCGTCGAGCCAGGCGGAGGGCGCCGAGCGCGAGTTCCAGGCCGCGACCCTGCGGCTGGAGGGCAACCGCAAGGGCCAGCTCACCGGCGTGGTCTGCGCCCGCGTGGACGAGCGGCGCCAGCCGATCGAGGGAAGCGAGTTCGTGCTGCCCGCCGACCTCGTCTTCATGGCGATCGGCTTCGCCGGCTCGGTGCGCAAGGGTCTGCTGGAGGAGTCGGGCGTGGCGATGGACAAGCGCGACAACGTCATCGCCAACGACGAGGACTACCTGACCTCGAACCCGAAGATCTACGTCGCCGGCGACATGCGCCGGGGCCAGTCCCTGGTGGTCTGGGCGATCCGCGAGGGCCGCCAGGCCGCCCGCTCCATCGACGAGGCGCTGATGGGCGCGACCGTCCTGCCGCGGTAA
- the ctaD gene encoding cytochrome c oxidase subunit I — MATATAHAGHDAHHDHKPSFFARWFLSTNHKDIGTLYLIFAFMAGIVGAFLSFGIRMEMEEPGLQYFSNPATYNVFVTGHGLIMVFFMVMPALIGGFGNWFVPLMIGAPDMAFPRMNNISFWLTVSGFACLVCSLFVEGSPGASGAGTGWTVYPPLSSSAGHPGPAVDFAIFSLHLAGAGSILGAINFITTILNMRAPGMTLHKMPLFAWAELVTAFLLLLSLPVLAGAITMLLTDRNFGTTFFDPAGGGDPVLYQHLFWFFGHPEVYVMILPAFGIVSHIIATFSRKPVFGYLAMAYAMVAIGVVGFVVWAHHMYTVGLSLQTQSYFVFATMVIAVPTGVKIFSWIATMWGGSIRFTAAMHWAVGFIFLFTVGGVTGVVLANSSVDKYLHDTYYVVAHFHYVLSLGAVFIIFAGVYYWFPKMTGHVIPEWAGKLHFWLAFIGANVLFFPMHFLGLAGMPRRYADYPEAFAGWHKVATLGGHVFALSMVVFVIGIVLAFRSKTRAADNPWGEGATTLEWTLSSPPPFHQFETLPKIVDEPAH, encoded by the coding sequence ATGGCCACCGCCACAGCACATGCCGGGCATGACGCCCACCACGACCACAAACCCTCCTTCTTCGCCCGCTGGTTCCTCTCGACGAACCACAAGGACATCGGCACGCTCTACCTGATCTTCGCCTTCATGGCGGGCATCGTCGGCGCGTTCCTGTCCTTCGGCATCCGCATGGAGATGGAGGAGCCCGGGCTCCAGTACTTCTCCAATCCGGCGACCTACAACGTGTTCGTCACCGGCCACGGCCTCATCATGGTGTTCTTCATGGTGATGCCGGCCCTGATCGGCGGCTTCGGCAACTGGTTCGTCCCGCTGATGATCGGCGCGCCGGACATGGCCTTCCCGCGGATGAACAACATCTCGTTCTGGCTGACCGTGTCGGGCTTCGCCTGCCTCGTCTGCTCGCTGTTCGTCGAGGGCTCGCCCGGCGCCAGCGGCGCAGGCACCGGCTGGACCGTCTACCCGCCGCTCTCCTCCTCGGCCGGCCATCCCGGTCCGGCGGTCGATTTCGCGATCTTCTCGCTCCACCTCGCCGGCGCGGGCTCGATCCTCGGCGCGATCAACTTCATCACCACCATCCTCAACATGCGCGCCCCCGGCATGACGCTGCACAAGATGCCGCTGTTCGCCTGGGCCGAGCTGGTCACCGCCTTCCTGCTGCTCCTGTCGCTTCCGGTCCTCGCCGGCGCGATCACGATGCTGCTCACCGACCGTAACTTCGGCACCACCTTCTTCGATCCGGCCGGCGGCGGCGATCCGGTGCTCTACCAGCACCTGTTCTGGTTCTTCGGTCACCCCGAGGTGTACGTGATGATCCTGCCGGCCTTCGGCATCGTCTCGCACATCATCGCCACCTTCTCGCGCAAGCCCGTCTTCGGCTACCTCGCCATGGCCTATGCCATGGTCGCCATCGGCGTCGTCGGCTTCGTCGTGTGGGCCCACCACATGTACACCGTCGGCCTGTCGCTCCAGACGCAGTCCTACTTCGTCTTCGCGACCATGGTGATCGCGGTGCCGACCGGCGTGAAGATCTTCTCCTGGATCGCGACGATGTGGGGCGGTTCGATCCGCTTCACCGCGGCGATGCACTGGGCGGTGGGCTTCATCTTCCTGTTCACGGTCGGCGGCGTCACCGGCGTCGTGCTCGCGAACTCCTCGGTCGATAAGTACCTGCACGACACCTACTACGTGGTCGCGCACTTCCACTACGTGCTCTCGCTCGGCGCCGTGTTCATCATCTTCGCCGGTGTCTACTACTGGTTCCCGAAGATGACCGGCCATGTCATCCCGGAATGGGCAGGCAAGCTGCACTTCTGGCTGGCCTTCATCGGGGCGAACGTCCTGTTCTTCCCGATGCACTTCCTGGGTCTGGCCGGCATGCCGCGCCGCTACGCCGACTATCCGGAGGCCTTCGCCGGCTGGCACAAGGTCGCCACCCTCGGCGGTCACGTCTTCGCCCTCAGCATGGTCGTGTTCGTGATCGGCATCGTCCTGGCTTTCCGCTCCAAGACCCGCGCCGCGGACAATCCGTGGGGCGAGGGTGCCACCACCCTGGAATGGACCCTGTCCTCGCCTCCGCCCTTCCACCAGTTCGAGACGCTCCCCAAGATCGTCGACGAGCCGGCCCACTAA
- the gltB gene encoding glutamate synthase large subunit — MREIPSELSVPAVIGETAVPSRAGATPLILRDPALPRAQGAYDPAHERDACGVGFVADMHDRRSHTIVEQGLKILENIDHRGAVGADPTMGDGCGILTQIPHGFFSEECSRLGFELPPAGQYAIGQFFLPKETEARAAIEAIVEKTLADEGLPLLGWRDVPVDSTDLGKAVKETEPHHRQVFIGCPASITDQDAFERRVFIARKVISNQVYSLEDERAKTFYPVSVSSRTIVYKGMVLVHQLGHYYLDLKDPRYVSALALVHQRFATNTFPTWRLSHPYRMVAHNGEINTLRGNVNWMAARQASVDSELFGNDISKLWPISYEGQSDTACFDNALEFLVQGGYSLAHAMMMLIPEAWAGNPLMGEERRAFYEYHAALMEPWDGPAAVAFTDGRQIGATLDRNGLRPARYIVTDDGLVVLASEMGVLPIPDEKIVQSWRLQPGRMLLIDLEKGRIVSDEEIKGELASAHPYADWVKNTQIVLEELHPIQPRASRTDVSLLDRQQAFGYTQEDLKLLMAPMAVTGQEAVGSMGSDTPLSALSDKPKLLYTYFKQNFAQVTNPPIDPIREEAVMSLVSFIGPRPNLLDMEGASRRKRLEVRQPILTNGDLEKIRSISHFEDRFDTKTLDITYAAESGAAAMEGALDRLCDRAEVAVRGGYNIIILSDRMVGPDRIPIPALLATAAVHNYLIRKGLRTSVGLVVESGEPREVHHFACLAGYGAEAVNPYLAFETLISMKDEFPPDLTNDEIIYRYIKSIDKGLLKVMSKMGISTYQSYCGAQIFDAIGLNSDFVAKDFFGTATTVEGIGMAEVAQETALRHQDAFGDAPIYRNALDVGGEYAYRLRGETHTWTPDTVATLQHAVRLGAAERYREYARLVNEQENHLKTLRGLFRIKTAADLGREPVDISAVEPAAEIVKRFATGAMSYGSISKEAHETLAIAMNSFGGRSNSGEGGEEARRFVPGPDGRSRRSAIKQVASGRFGVTTEYLVNGDMVQIKVAQGAKPGEGGQLPGHKVDAKIAKVRYATPGVGLISPPPHHDIYSIEDLAQLIFDLKNVNPAADISVKLVSEVGVGTVAAGVAKARADHITISGFDGGTGAAPLTSIKHAGGPWETGLAETQQTLVMNGLRGRVALQADGGIRTGKDVMIAVLLGADQIGFSTAPLIAAGCIMMRKCHLNTCPVGVATQDPVLRKRFKGTPEHVINYFFFVAEELRELMAAMGFTKLEDLIGRSDLLDKREAIEHWKARGLDFSKLFHRPNVGPEVAIRHVETQHHPIDTVLDRRLIAGAERALETGEPVVLTDVIRNSDRAAGAMLSGAVAKKYGHDGLPDDTIVVKLNGTAGQSFGAWLAAGVTLDLTGHGNDYVGKGLSGGKLIIRPSDALKAPPARTIMAGNTVLYGAIAGECYIRGAAGERFAVRNSGAITVVEGMGDHGCEYMTGGVVVSIGVTGRNFAAGMSGGIAYVLDEDSSFRDRCNLSMVDLEPVEEEDDIMRRFHQDGDLETKGRVDILADMSGHDEERLSQLLTNHLKYTGSPKAKQILDDWAGYRTKFVKVMPVEYRRALREMEMARMPVAAE; from the coding sequence ATGCGTGAAATCCCGTCTGAACTGTCGGTGCCGGCCGTGATCGGCGAGACCGCCGTCCCGTCGCGGGCCGGCGCCACGCCGCTGATCCTGCGCGATCCGGCTCTGCCGCGGGCGCAGGGCGCCTACGATCCGGCCCACGAGCGCGATGCCTGCGGCGTCGGCTTCGTGGCGGACATGCACGACCGTCGCAGCCACACCATCGTCGAGCAGGGTCTCAAGATCCTCGAGAACATCGACCACCGCGGCGCGGTGGGCGCCGATCCGACCATGGGCGACGGCTGCGGTATCCTCACCCAGATCCCGCACGGCTTCTTCTCCGAGGAATGCTCGCGCCTCGGCTTCGAGCTGCCGCCTGCCGGTCAGTACGCCATCGGCCAGTTCTTCCTGCCCAAGGAGACGGAGGCCCGCGCCGCCATCGAGGCGATCGTCGAGAAGACGCTGGCCGACGAGGGTCTGCCGCTGCTCGGCTGGCGCGACGTGCCCGTCGACTCGACCGATCTCGGCAAGGCGGTGAAGGAGACCGAGCCGCATCACCGTCAGGTCTTCATCGGCTGTCCCGCGAGCATCACCGATCAGGATGCCTTCGAGCGGCGCGTCTTCATCGCCCGCAAGGTGATCTCGAATCAGGTCTACAGCCTGGAGGATGAGCGGGCGAAGACCTTCTATCCCGTCTCGGTGTCGAGCCGGACGATCGTCTACAAGGGCATGGTGCTCGTGCACCAGCTCGGCCACTACTATCTCGACCTCAAGGACCCGCGCTACGTCTCGGCCCTGGCGCTCGTCCACCAGCGCTTCGCGACGAACACCTTCCCGACTTGGCGCCTGTCGCACCCCTACCGGATGGTCGCGCATAACGGCGAGATCAACACGCTGCGCGGCAACGTGAACTGGATGGCCGCGCGCCAGGCCAGCGTCGATTCGGAGCTGTTCGGCAACGACATCTCGAAGCTCTGGCCGATCTCCTACGAGGGCCAGTCCGACACCGCCTGCTTCGACAACGCCCTCGAGTTCCTCGTGCAGGGCGGCTACTCGCTCGCCCACGCGATGATGATGCTCATCCCCGAGGCCTGGGCCGGCAACCCGCTGATGGGCGAGGAGCGGCGCGCCTTCTACGAGTACCACGCCGCTCTGATGGAGCCGTGGGACGGCCCCGCCGCCGTCGCCTTCACCGACGGGCGCCAGATCGGCGCGACGCTCGACCGCAACGGCCTCCGGCCCGCCCGCTACATCGTCACCGATGACGGCCTCGTCGTGCTCGCCTCCGAGATGGGCGTGCTGCCGATCCCGGACGAGAAGATCGTCCAGTCCTGGCGTCTGCAGCCGGGCCGGATGCTGCTGATCGATCTGGAGAAGGGCCGCATCGTTTCCGACGAGGAGATCAAGGGCGAGCTGGCCTCCGCGCACCCCTATGCCGATTGGGTGAAGAACACCCAGATCGTGCTGGAGGAGCTGCACCCGATCCAGCCGCGCGCCTCGCGCACCGACGTCTCCCTGCTCGATCGCCAGCAGGCCTTCGGCTACACCCAGGAAGACCTCAAGCTGCTCATGGCCCCCATGGCCGTGACCGGCCAGGAGGCGGTCGGCTCCATGGGTTCGGACACGCCGCTCTCGGCGCTCTCCGACAAGCCCAAGCTGCTCTACACCTACTTCAAGCAGAACTTCGCGCAGGTCACCAACCCGCCGATCGACCCGATCCGCGAGGAGGCCGTGATGAGCCTCGTCTCGTTCATCGGCCCGCGCCCGAACCTGCTCGACATGGAAGGCGCCTCGCGCCGCAAGCGGCTCGAAGTCCGTCAGCCGATCCTCACGAACGGCGATCTGGAGAAGATCCGGTCGATCTCGCATTTCGAGGACCGCTTCGACACCAAGACGCTCGACATCACCTACGCGGCCGAGTCCGGCGCGGCGGCGATGGAGGGTGCGCTCGATCGCCTGTGCGACCGGGCCGAGGTCGCGGTGCGCGGCGGCTACAACATCATCATCCTGTCCGACCGGATGGTGGGGCCGGACCGCATCCCGATTCCGGCGCTGCTCGCCACCGCGGCCGTGCACAACTACCTGATCCGCAAGGGGCTTCGCACCTCGGTCGGCCTCGTGGTCGAATCGGGCGAGCCGCGCGAGGTGCATCACTTCGCCTGCCTCGCGGGCTACGGCGCGGAAGCGGTGAACCCGTACCTCGCCTTCGAAACGCTGATCTCGATGAAGGACGAGTTCCCGCCGGATCTCACCAACGACGAAATCATCTACCGCTACATCAAGTCGATCGATAAGGGCCTGCTCAAGGTCATGTCCAAGATGGGCATCTCGACCTACCAGTCCTATTGCGGCGCGCAGATCTTCGACGCGATCGGCCTGAACTCGGACTTCGTGGCCAAGGACTTCTTCGGCACGGCGACGACCGTCGAGGGCATCGGCATGGCCGAGGTCGCCCAGGAGACGGCCCTGCGCCACCAGGATGCGTTCGGCGACGCCCCGATCTATCGCAACGCGCTGGATGTCGGCGGCGAGTACGCCTATCGGCTCCGCGGCGAGACCCACACCTGGACGCCCGACACGGTGGCCACGCTGCAGCACGCGGTGCGCCTCGGCGCGGCCGAGCGCTACCGCGAATACGCCCGGCTGGTGAACGAGCAGGAGAACCACCTCAAGACCCTGCGCGGCCTGTTCCGGATCAAGACCGCCGCCGATCTCGGCCGCGAGCCGGTGGACATCTCCGCGGTCGAGCCGGCCGCCGAGATCGTCAAGCGCTTCGCCACGGGCGCCATGTCCTACGGGTCGATCTCGAAGGAGGCGCACGAGACGCTCGCCATCGCGATGAACTCGTTCGGCGGCCGCTCGAACTCGGGCGAGGGCGGCGAGGAGGCGCGCCGGTTCGTGCCGGGGCCGGACGGGCGCTCGCGCCGCTCCGCGATCAAGCAGGTCGCCTCGGGCCGCTTCGGCGTCACCACCGAGTACCTCGTCAACGGCGACATGGTGCAGATCAAGGTCGCGCAGGGCGCCAAGCCCGGCGAGGGCGGCCAGCTGCCCGGCCACAAGGTCGATGCCAAGATCGCCAAGGTCCGCTACGCCACCCCGGGCGTCGGCCTGATCTCGCCGCCGCCGCACCACGACATCTACTCGATCGAGGATCTGGCCCAGCTGATCTTCGACCTGAAGAACGTGAACCCGGCGGCCGACATCTCGGTCAAGCTCGTCTCCGAGGTCGGCGTCGGCACTGTCGCGGCGGGTGTCGCCAAGGCGCGGGCCGACCACATCACGATCTCAGGCTTCGACGGCGGCACGGGCGCGGCCCCGCTGACCTCGATCAAGCACGCGGGCGGGCCGTGGGAGACGGGTCTCGCCGAGACGCAGCAGACCCTCGTGATGAACGGCCTGCGCGGCCGCGTCGCGCTCCAGGCCGACGGCGGCATCCGCACCGGCAAGGACGTGATGATCGCGGTGCTGCTCGGCGCCGACCAGATCGGCTTCTCGACCGCGCCGCTGATCGCGGCGGGCTGCATCATGATGCGCAAGTGCCACCTCAACACCTGCCCGGTGGGCGTCGCCACCCAGGACCCGGTGCTGCGCAAGCGCTTCAAGGGCACGCCGGAGCACGTTATCAACTACTTCTTCTTCGTGGCCGAAGAGCTGCGGGAACTGATGGCAGCGATGGGCTTCACGAAATTGGAGGACCTGATCGGCCGCTCCGACCTCCTCGACAAGCGCGAGGCGATCGAGCACTGGAAGGCCCGCGGCCTCGACTTCTCGAAGCTGTTCCACCGGCCCAACGTCGGACCGGAGGTGGCGATCCGCCATGTCGAGACGCAGCACCACCCGATCGACACGGTGCTCGACCGCCGCCTGATCGCGGGTGCCGAGCGCGCCCTCGAGACCGGCGAGCCGGTCGTGCTCACCGACGTGATCCGCAATTCGGATCGCGCCGCGGGCGCCATGCTCTCCGGCGCGGTCGCCAAGAAGTACGGCCATGACGGCCTGCCCGACGACACCATCGTGGTGAAGCTGAACGGCACCGCCGGGCAGAGCTTCGGCGCGTGGCTCGCGGCCGGCGTCACCCTCGACCTGACCGGGCACGGCAACGACTATGTCGGCAAGGGCCTGTCGGGCGGCAAGCTGATCATCCGTCCGAGCGACGCGCTGAAGGCGCCTCCCGCCCGCACGATCATGGCCGGCAACACCGTGCTCTACGGGGCGATCGCGGGCGAGTGCTACATCCGCGGTGCGGCCGGCGAGCGCTTTGCCGTGCGCAACTCCGGCGCGATCACCGTGGTCGAGGGCATGGGCGACCATGGCTGCGAGTACATGACCGGCGGCGTGGTGGTTTCCATCGGCGTGACCGGCCGGAACTTCGCGGCGGGCATGTCCGGCGGCATCGCCTACGTGCTCGACGAGGACAGCTCGTTCCGCGACCGCTGCAACCTGTCGATGGTCGATCTGGAGCCGGTGGAGGAAGAGGACGACATCATGCGCCGCTTCCACCAGGACGGCGACCTGGAGACCAAGGGGCGGGTCGACATCCTCGCGGACATGTCGGGCCACGACGAGGAGCGGCTGTCGCAGCTTCTCACCAACCACCTGAAGTACACCGGCTCGCCGAAGGCCAAGCAGATCCTCGACGATTGGGCGGGCTACCGCACCAAGTTCGTCAAGGTGATGCCGGTCGAGTACCGCCGGGCCCTGCGCGAGATGGAAATGGCGCGCATGCCGGTGGCGGCGGAGTAG
- a CDS encoding MBL fold metallo-hydrolase, translating to MPLPLTRRSVVAAGVGLPLLQMVEARAAPASAYRVGGFTVTPLRDGLFPLQPSMIPAADSEAGRALLAQAGLPQGGPSPEPVNAFLIRRGTRHWLLDAGCGTVFGPGFDRVTAALAAEGIGPDQIDTVWLTHLHADHAGGLLTNEGRARYARAELVVQEREAAFWSDEGARARAPAAMAPFFDTAQALLAAYAGRVRRVSGGADLAPGIAFLPLPGHTPGHAGVVIEDGSERLLIWGDILHSRLLQMPHPDWTVIWDADPAEAIATRRRILDRAASEGLDVAGMHLAGRGRILRDGAGYLWEVRDRAGSDGAYR from the coding sequence ATGCCCCTGCCCCTCACCCGCCGCTCCGTCGTCGCCGCGGGCGTTGGCCTGCCGCTCCTGCAGATGGTCGAGGCGCGGGCAGCTCCCGCTTCGGCCTATCGCGTCGGCGGCTTCACCGTCACGCCGCTGCGCGACGGCCTGTTCCCGCTCCAGCCGAGCATGATCCCGGCCGCCGACAGCGAGGCCGGACGTGCCCTGCTGGCGCAGGCCGGCCTGCCGCAGGGCGGTCCCTCGCCGGAGCCCGTCAACGCCTTCCTGATCCGGCGCGGGACCCGGCACTGGCTGCTCGATGCCGGCTGCGGAACCGTGTTCGGGCCGGGCTTCGACCGGGTCACGGCGGCGCTCGCGGCGGAAGGGATCGGTCCCGATCAGATCGACACCGTCTGGCTGACCCATCTCCACGCGGACCATGCCGGCGGCCTGCTCACGAACGAGGGCCGCGCCCGCTACGCCAGGGCGGAGCTGGTGGTTCAGGAGCGGGAGGCGGCCTTCTGGTCGGATGAAGGCGCCCGCGCTCGGGCGCCCGCCGCGATGGCCCCCTTCTTCGACACCGCGCAGGCCCTGCTGGCCGCCTATGCCGGCCGGGTACGCCGGGTCTCCGGCGGGGCCGATCTCGCACCCGGCATCGCCTTCCTGCCGCTGCCGGGGCACACACCCGGCCATGCCGGCGTGGTGATCGAGGACGGATCGGAGCGGCTGCTGATCTGGGGCGACATCCTCCATTCCCGCCTGCTGCAGATGCCGCATCCGGACTGGACCGTGATCTGGGATGCCGATCCGGCGGAGGCCATCGCCACCCGCCGCCGCATCCTCGACCGGGCCGCCAGTGAGGGGCTGGACGTCGCCGGGATGCACCTCGCCGGTCGGGGCCGGATCCTCCGGGACGGGGCGGGCTACCTATGGGAAGTCCGCGACCGCGCCGGCTCCGACGGCGCCTACCGCTGA
- the coxB gene encoding cytochrome c oxidase subunit II — protein MRTTQAQHWSSWGLAAFGALLGSSSSALAAGVGQPEPWQMSRQVPVTAEAVDLLNFEHGLHWLAFGISVFVLALILYCIFKFSEKANPTPSRTTHNTMIEVAWTIIPVLILVAVAIPSFRTLRTQLSDPKADVVVKVVGHAWYWSYVYPAEGDKGGFTFDANIDEEQQPKLLATDNDMVVPVGKIVKVQVTSDDVIHSWAIPSFGGKIDAIPGRLNQWWFKADREGTYHGQCSELCGARHAYMPITVRVVSEQAYAEWLTEAKTKYAAVDNGARLADAR, from the coding sequence ATGCGGACGACGCAGGCGCAACATTGGTCATCGTGGGGGCTCGCCGCATTCGGCGCCCTCCTCGGTTCGTCCTCCTCCGCTCTCGCGGCCGGCGTCGGCCAGCCCGAGCCGTGGCAGATGAGCCGTCAGGTCCCGGTCACGGCCGAGGCCGTCGACCTCCTCAACTTCGAGCACGGGCTGCACTGGCTCGCCTTCGGCATCTCGGTCTTCGTTCTCGCCCTCATTCTCTACTGCATCTTCAAGTTCAGCGAGAAGGCGAACCCCACGCCGTCGCGCACCACGCACAACACGATGATCGAGGTGGCCTGGACCATCATCCCGGTCCTGATCCTCGTGGCGGTGGCGATCCCCTCGTTCCGCACCCTGCGCACGCAACTCTCGGACCCGAAGGCCGACGTCGTGGTCAAGGTGGTGGGCCATGCGTGGTACTGGTCCTACGTCTACCCGGCCGAGGGCGACAAGGGCGGCTTCACCTTCGACGCCAACATCGACGAGGAGCAGCAGCCGAAGCTGCTCGCCACCGACAACGACATGGTCGTTCCCGTCGGCAAGATCGTGAAGGTGCAGGTCACCTCCGACGACGTCATCCACTCCTGGGCGATCCCCTCCTTCGGCGGCAAGATCGACGCGATCCCCGGCCGCCTGAACCAGTGGTGGTTCAAGGCCGACCGCGAGGGCACCTATCACGGCCAGTGCTCCGAGCTCTGCGGCGCCCGTCACGCCTACATGCCGATCACCGTGCGCGTGGTCAGCGAGCAGGCCTACGCCGAGTGGCTGACCGAGGCGAAGACCAAGTACGCCGCCGTCGACAACGGCGCGCGCCTCGCGGACGCCCGCTGA
- the fdhD gene encoding formate dehydrogenase accessory sulfurtransferase FdhD — MQDFSRNSECDFGGEAPATSTKVGTLVVAYDAAEARPDSRALAVEMPVNVVYGTVPYAVMMLTPADLEDFAYGFSLTEGVIESPEEIRGVTVEPGEGGLRLLVDLAPGRLREHLARKRAISGRTGCGVCGIEDLSALPTAKTRSGKGPQVTLAAIQTALTALSDRQTLNRETRAVHAAGWAGLDGTLVAVREDVGRHNALDKCIGALLRRGVRPDEGFLVITSRCSFEMAEKAATLGASVLVAISAPTSLAIERARCHDMTLCAIARSDTLTVFSGRERLVLAGEGG; from the coding sequence ATGCAGGACTTCAGCCGAAATTCTGAATGCGACTTCGGCGGGGAGGCCCCTGCGACGTCGACCAAGGTCGGAACGCTCGTCGTCGCCTACGACGCGGCCGAGGCCCGGCCGGACTCCCGCGCGCTGGCCGTCGAGATGCCGGTCAACGTCGTCTACGGCACCGTGCCCTATGCCGTGATGATGCTGACGCCGGCCGATCTCGAAGACTTCGCCTACGGCTTCAGCCTGACCGAGGGCGTAATCGAGTCGCCCGAGGAGATCCGCGGCGTCACCGTGGAGCCCGGCGAGGGCGGCCTGCGGCTCCTGGTCGATCTCGCTCCGGGGCGGCTGCGCGAGCATCTCGCCCGCAAGCGCGCGATCAGCGGTCGCACCGGCTGCGGCGTCTGCGGCATCGAGGATCTCTCCGCCCTGCCCACCGCCAAGACACGCTCCGGCAAGGGCCCGCAGGTGACGCTGGCGGCGATCCAGACGGCGCTGACGGCCCTCTCCGACCGCCAGACCCTCAACCGGGAGACCCGCGCGGTTCACGCCGCCGGCTGGGCCGGTCTCGACGGGACGCTCGTGGCCGTCCGCGAGGATGTCGGCCGCCACAATGCTCTGGATAAGTGCATCGGCGCGCTGCTGCGCCGGGGCGTGCGGCCGGACGAGGGCTTTCTCGTCATCACCAGCCGCTGCTCGTTCGAGATGGCGGAGAAGGCCGCGACGCTCGGTGCCTCGGTTCTGGTGGCGATCTCCGCCCCGACCTCGCTCGCAATCGAGCGGGCGCGCTGCCACGACATGACGCTCTGCGCCATCGCCCGTTCCGACACGCTCACCGTGTTCTCGGGTCGCGAACGGCTGGTGCTGGCCGGGGAGGGCGGCTGA